Proteins encoded together in one Bombiscardovia nodaiensis window:
- the asnH gene encoding asparagine synthetase B, whose product MCGIIAFSDREVLDKDITIQAMMKMIQHRGPNQEGSGYYANEQVALGFRRLSVIDLKSGKQPIFNADGSVVITFNGEIYNFKALRSQLVDAGYQFKTKVDTEVLLHGYEEWGMDGLLKRVRGMFAFLIWDDNTKTLLGARDFFGIKPLYYYHEGSTFIVGSEIKAFFKEPHFKRELNEAAVKPFLMNQYNDLKETFFKGVYRFPAGHWFELKGNDFQVHRYWDAQYQVNYERSEAETEELIDRAVQESVELHTVSDVPVGTFLSEGVDSSYVTSLLKPQEVFSVNFDNGPFDEVGPAQALADHEGLHFNKATVHADEAFRDFAEMQYHLDEPDANPSVIPLWYLCRLARKKVTVVLSGEGADELFAGYLNYGDHSSNPAIRALAEDLGKLPKWLRHGIGHVLAKMPNFPGRVQLYTHTADPAEYYTGQAFAYDMAQPTAFSSQQANSVLQPSYRNDLTVNGIYQEDFAKVKDAEDIKQMQYIDLHHFMLNDILQKADKISMAHSLELRVPYLDREVAELANSIPSKLLFNRHNTKDIFRKAARRHLPDEWAKRPKLGFPVPIKVWLRQEPYYKQVRALFQEDWVADIFDQQRILGLLDANYAGRIDGRRQVWNIYTFLTWYKLYFVEFDQTVAKYEHLQPDVQNFVDEGRLN is encoded by the coding sequence ATGTGCGGCATTATCGCATTTAGCGACCGCGAGGTCCTGGACAAGGACATCACCATCCAGGCCATGATGAAGATGATCCAGCATCGCGGCCCCAACCAGGAGGGCTCCGGCTACTACGCGAACGAGCAGGTGGCCCTGGGCTTCCGTCGGCTCTCGGTCATCGACTTAAAGTCCGGCAAGCAGCCAATTTTCAACGCCGACGGCTCAGTCGTCATCACCTTCAACGGCGAGATTTACAACTTTAAAGCCCTGCGCAGCCAGCTGGTCGACGCAGGCTACCAGTTCAAGACCAAGGTCGACACCGAAGTGCTTCTCCACGGCTATGAAGAGTGGGGCATGGATGGGCTCTTGAAGCGCGTGCGAGGCATGTTCGCCTTCCTGATTTGGGACGACAATACCAAGACCCTCCTGGGCGCCCGCGACTTCTTCGGCATCAAGCCGCTCTACTACTACCACGAGGGTTCCACCTTCATTGTGGGATCCGAAATTAAGGCCTTCTTTAAGGAACCGCATTTCAAGCGCGAGCTCAACGAAGCCGCCGTCAAGCCTTTCCTCATGAACCAATACAACGACCTCAAGGAGACTTTCTTCAAGGGCGTTTACCGCTTCCCCGCTGGTCACTGGTTCGAGCTCAAGGGCAACGACTTCCAGGTTCACCGGTACTGGGACGCGCAATATCAGGTGAACTATGAACGCTCCGAGGCCGAAACTGAGGAACTGATTGACCGCGCTGTGCAGGAGTCGGTCGAGCTCCACACGGTCTCCGACGTGCCGGTGGGCACCTTCCTCTCCGAGGGCGTGGACTCCTCCTACGTCACCTCCCTCCTGAAGCCCCAAGAGGTCTTTTCGGTCAACTTTGACAACGGCCCCTTCGACGAAGTTGGCCCGGCACAAGCCCTGGCCGACCACGAGGGACTCCACTTCAACAAGGCCACCGTCCACGCCGACGAAGCCTTCCGCGACTTCGCCGAGATGCAGTACCACTTGGACGAGCCGGATGCCAACCCCTCGGTCATTCCCCTCTGGTACCTGTGCCGCCTGGCCCGCAAGAAGGTCACGGTCGTGCTCTCCGGCGAGGGCGCAGATGAGCTCTTCGCTGGCTACCTGAACTACGGCGACCACTCCTCCAACCCGGCTATTCGGGCCCTGGCCGAGGATCTGGGCAAGCTCCCCAAGTGGCTCAGGCACGGCATCGGTCACGTCTTGGCCAAAATGCCGAATTTCCCCGGGCGTGTTCAGCTTTACACGCACACGGCCGACCCGGCGGAGTACTACACAGGTCAAGCCTTTGCCTACGACATGGCCCAGCCCACGGCCTTCAGCTCCCAGCAGGCCAACTCGGTCTTGCAGCCCTCCTACCGCAACGATTTGACGGTCAACGGTATCTACCAGGAGGACTTCGCCAAGGTCAAGGACGCCGAAGACATCAAGCAGATGCAGTACATAGATCTGCACCACTTTATGCTCAACGACATCCTCCAGAAGGCCGACAAAATCTCCATGGCTCACTCCCTGGAGCTGCGCGTGCCCTACCTGGACCGGGAAGTTGCCGAGCTGGCGAATTCGATTCCCTCCAAGCTGCTCTTTAACCGCCACAACACCAAGGACATCTTCCGCAAGGCCGCCCGCCGCCACCTGCCAGACGAGTGGGCCAAGCGCCCCAAGCTGGGCTTCCCGGTGCCCATCAAGGTCTGGCTGCGGCAGGAACCCTACTACAAGCAGGTGCGCGCCCTCTTCCAGGAGGACTGGGTGGCCGACATCTTTGACCAGCAGCGCATCTTGGGCCTGCTCGACGCCAACTATGCGGGCAGGATTGACGGCCGTCGGCAAGTGTGGAACATTTACACTTTCCTCACCTGGTACAAGCTCTACTTCGTGGAATTTGACCAGACTGTGGCCAAGTACGAGCACCTCCAGCCCGACGTGCAGAACTTCGTAGACGAGGGCCGCCTGAACTGA
- the crgA gene encoding cell division protein CrgA encodes MAEREVHDSGVAEGGELDEAQGTASKAEKQKDNRVVAESIEATMAQEDEDEQSEDSADTAGKKSKADGREDIDNESDDEYGISMDKVEAVLNQSVDAKHMTPQMRRIVQRQAENSKRVEETIKGTKANPRWFVPLFVTLMLLGLAWIVVYYIAASMGHQSFPIPGIGQWNLLVGFAILLLGFLLTMGWR; translated from the coding sequence ATGGCAGAGCGCGAAGTCCATGATAGCGGCGTGGCCGAAGGTGGTGAACTCGATGAAGCACAGGGGACTGCTTCCAAGGCTGAAAAGCAGAAGGACAATCGAGTTGTAGCTGAATCCATCGAGGCTACGATGGCCCAGGAGGATGAGGACGAGCAGTCCGAGGACTCCGCAGATACGGCCGGCAAGAAGTCCAAAGCCGACGGCCGCGAAGACATTGACAACGAGAGCGACGACGAGTACGGCATCTCCATGGACAAGGTTGAGGCAGTGCTCAACCAGAGCGTGGACGCCAAGCACATGACCCCGCAAATGCGGCGCATTGTGCAGCGGCAGGCCGAGAACTCGAAGCGTGTGGAAGAGACTATCAAGGGCACCAAGGCCAACCCCCGTTGGTTCGTTCCCCTCTTCGTCACGCTGATGCTGCTGGGCCTGGCTTGGATTGTGGTCTACTACATTGCAGCCAGCATGGGCCACCAGAGCTTCCCCATTCCCGGCATCGGCCAGTGGAACCTGCTCGTGGGCTTTGCTATTCTGCTCCTCGGCTTCCTGCTGACCATGGGTTGGCGGTAA
- a CDS encoding membrane protein, which yields MVDAKPKDDGKRPAKPRAKHGAHGSLIGSLSVALILALVGYMLTVNVRVNRTVTSTSNTAGLLEEREGKVGQLRHEINQMSSQIDALKNFTDSKDVSKVSEEAGSGTVLKAVRGPGVKVTLDDSNLWQQKVDATGSSVNINDYVIHQQDVEAVVNALWAGGAESMQIQDQRVLPTSAVRCVGNVLLLHGRKYSPPFTIAAIGPVNRMTDALDDSPSVSIYKEYVATLGLGWKLERSDKIEFPQATSMLQPLQYATVDEKVQQ from the coding sequence ATGGTTGATGCAAAGCCCAAAGATGACGGCAAGCGCCCAGCCAAGCCGCGAGCCAAGCACGGCGCCCATGGCTCGCTCATCGGCAGCCTGAGCGTGGCTTTGATTCTGGCCCTGGTGGGCTACATGCTCACGGTCAACGTGCGCGTGAACCGCACGGTCACGTCTACCTCGAACACGGCCGGACTGCTGGAGGAGCGCGAAGGCAAGGTGGGGCAGCTCCGCCACGAAATCAACCAAATGAGCTCCCAGATTGACGCGCTCAAAAATTTCACTGACAGCAAGGATGTTTCCAAGGTGAGCGAAGAGGCGGGCTCGGGCACGGTGCTCAAGGCGGTGCGCGGCCCCGGCGTGAAGGTCACCCTGGACGACTCCAACCTTTGGCAGCAGAAGGTGGACGCCACCGGCTCGAGCGTGAACATCAACGACTACGTCATCCACCAGCAAGATGTGGAGGCCGTGGTCAACGCTCTGTGGGCAGGCGGCGCGGAATCCATGCAGATTCAGGACCAGCGCGTGCTGCCCACTTCGGCCGTGCGCTGCGTGGGCAATGTCTTGCTCCTGCACGGGCGAAAGTACTCGCCGCCTTTTACTATTGCAGCTATTGGGCCGGTGAATCGGATGACCGACGCCTTAGATGATTCGCCCTCGGTGAGCATCTACAAGGAGTATGTGGCTACCCTAGGACTAGGCTGGAAGCTTGAGCGCTCGGACAAAATCGAGTTCCCGCAGGCTACTTCCATGCTCCAGCCGCTCCAATACGCCACCGTTGATGAGAAAGTGCAGCAATGA
- the pknB gene encoding serine/threonine protein kinase, whose translation MSIVLPASLANGRYTIGQLIGRGGMAEVHTALDTRLGRTVAVKIMRSDLTNDEIFLSRFRREAHSVAQLNNPNIVSIYDSGEEVLTDDSGAQERVPYLVMEYVKGQTLRAIIKANGALSQRDAEQVMLGVLNALEYSHHMGIIHRDIKPGNIMISEQGIVKVMDFGIARALDDSAATMTQSQGVVGTAQYLSPEQARGENVDMRSDLYSAGCVLYEMLTGRPPFSGDSAVAIAYQHVSEVATPPSAIVPGLPKMWDSICAKAMAKDRQNRYATATEFKNDILAFMNGGTPVAAAFNPLTDLANMKARKAAEQEAATSTFSPIDESTAATQAFAPLRETGPQLAGVAEQTAIQARNRKAEQEAKSRKKKIVVSSIAAALVLILVALGAWTYLNKDKRDMATVPEINTQMSKLLAKEKITAAGFQYQEESDPNSAEPEGTFTKQSPKGGAKAKKGSTVTVWFSSGPQSEKIPDVKGLTQEDARTKLEKAGFKVSPSASVEDSGDVAKNRVTRTDPAGGQAAPKGSNVLIYISSGMTKLPDVAGKSQDEARNLLQHFTVTIQKQPSDTVAKDMVISSDPAAGTSIAQGSMITLTVSDGMSMKDMTNKTLGEAKSALNGVKNIKVNGPSEDNAVVTAQDPKPGTSIDKDKDTVTLTTKEGAITVPSYTPDQTTLGEYQQKLSAAGLSMNVTGPTDSSALVHSVSPQGNVKKGDIIKVYTSSPSSSSGSGSGSGSSPSPTSGGSN comes from the coding sequence ATTGTCTCGATTTACGACTCGGGCGAAGAGGTGCTCACCGACGACTCTGGTGCCCAGGAGCGGGTGCCCTACTTGGTGATGGAGTACGTCAAGGGGCAGACCCTGCGCGCCATCATTAAGGCCAACGGGGCCTTGAGCCAGCGCGATGCCGAACAGGTGATGCTCGGCGTTTTGAACGCGCTCGAATACTCCCACCACATGGGCATTATTCACCGCGACATTAAGCCCGGCAACATCATGATTTCCGAGCAGGGCATCGTGAAGGTGATGGACTTCGGCATCGCCCGCGCCCTGGACGACTCTGCGGCCACCATGACCCAGTCTCAGGGCGTGGTCGGCACCGCGCAGTACCTTTCCCCCGAGCAGGCGCGCGGCGAGAACGTGGACATGCGCTCCGACCTGTATTCGGCTGGCTGCGTACTCTACGAGATGCTGACCGGACGCCCGCCTTTCAGTGGCGATTCAGCCGTAGCCATCGCCTACCAGCACGTCTCCGAAGTCGCCACTCCGCCTTCCGCCATCGTGCCCGGCCTGCCCAAGATGTGGGATTCCATCTGCGCCAAGGCCATGGCCAAAGACCGGCAGAACCGCTACGCCACGGCCACCGAGTTCAAAAACGACATCCTAGCCTTTATGAACGGTGGCACGCCGGTCGCGGCCGCCTTCAACCCCCTGACCGACCTGGCCAACATGAAAGCCCGCAAGGCCGCCGAGCAGGAGGCAGCTACCTCCACGTTCTCGCCCATTGACGAGTCCACAGCAGCCACGCAGGCCTTCGCTCCCCTGCGCGAGACTGGTCCTCAGCTGGCAGGCGTGGCCGAACAGACCGCCATCCAGGCGCGCAACCGCAAGGCCGAGCAGGAGGCCAAGAGCCGGAAGAAAAAGATTGTCGTTTCCTCTATCGCCGCCGCCCTGGTCCTGATTTTGGTGGCTCTGGGCGCCTGGACTTACCTGAACAAAGACAAGCGCGACATGGCCACCGTGCCGGAGATTAACACGCAGATGTCCAAGCTCCTGGCCAAGGAGAAAATCACTGCGGCTGGCTTCCAATACCAGGAGGAGTCTGACCCGAACTCGGCCGAGCCCGAAGGCACCTTCACCAAGCAGAGTCCCAAGGGCGGAGCCAAGGCCAAGAAGGGATCCACGGTCACAGTCTGGTTCTCCTCCGGCCCGCAGTCGGAGAAGATTCCCGATGTGAAGGGACTGACCCAGGAAGACGCGCGCACCAAGCTCGAAAAAGCTGGCTTTAAGGTGAGCCCGTCCGCCTCGGTTGAGGACTCGGGAGACGTGGCGAAAAATCGCGTCACGCGCACCGATCCGGCTGGCGGCCAGGCAGCTCCCAAGGGCTCGAACGTGCTGATTTACATCTCCTCGGGCATGACGAAGTTGCCGGACGTGGCGGGCAAGAGCCAAGACGAAGCCCGTAACTTGCTCCAACACTTCACGGTCACCATCCAGAAGCAGCCTTCGGACACCGTGGCCAAAGACATGGTCATCTCGTCCGACCCGGCTGCGGGCACGTCGATTGCGCAGGGTTCTATGATTACCCTGACCGTCTCCGACGGCATGAGCATGAAAGACATGACCAACAAGACGCTGGGTGAGGCCAAGAGCGCGCTCAATGGGGTGAAGAACATTAAGGTCAATGGCCCCTCCGAGGACAACGCGGTGGTCACCGCTCAAGACCCCAAGCCCGGCACGTCCATCGACAAAGACAAGGACACGGTCACGCTCACCACTAAAGAGGGAGCCATCACGGTGCCCTCCTACACGCCCGACCAAACCACCCTGGGCGAGTACCAGCAGAAGCTGTCGGCGGCCGGGCTGAGCATGAATGTCACCGGTCCGACGGACTCGAGCGCGCTCGTCCATTCAGTGAGCCCGCAGGGCAACGTCAAGAAAGGCGACATTATCAAGGTGTACACGAGCAGCCCGTCCTCGAGCTCAGGCTCAGGTTCGGGCTCGGGCTCAAGCCCTAGCCCCACTTCGGGCGGGTCGAACTAG
- a CDS encoding class E sortase: MNENLSDTSKHLSPHTNAVRRQGTVSRVAGIVGEILATLAVLCGLYVIWQLWWTGVQSEHSQMETRQASSWSEPAANKGGEEKIASKQDGQAPVQPQSAKRGELIAQLYVPRFGSTWQRNIVEGTSADLLAYGGIGHYSQTQMPGQIGNFALAGHRAGYGEPLSSVDKLSEGDPIVVRTQDYWYVYHFTAKKIVDPTQVDVIAPNPEHPEQEATKATITLTTCEPKYATAAHRWISWGELDYWAKVSDGVPTELAAKSNGGVTIVSETHSSPLVKMGTLSPIVTLLLLAYIVIYLAALLAWRYPKLEAISDGREPKPYLSFYGWLTRHQAGIKPVRIVLMALLLLTVACALFEWVFPWMAANVPFMRAISNYPTV; the protein is encoded by the coding sequence ATGAACGAGAATTTGTCGGATACGAGTAAACATCTCTCGCCTCACACCAACGCGGTGCGCCGTCAGGGCACAGTTTCGCGGGTGGCCGGCATTGTGGGGGAGATCCTGGCCACGCTCGCTGTGCTCTGCGGCCTCTATGTGATTTGGCAGCTCTGGTGGACCGGCGTGCAGTCTGAGCATTCGCAGATGGAGACGAGGCAGGCCTCCTCCTGGTCGGAGCCCGCCGCCAACAAGGGCGGAGAGGAGAAAATCGCCTCTAAGCAGGACGGGCAGGCCCCGGTTCAGCCCCAGTCCGCCAAGCGCGGGGAGCTCATTGCCCAGCTGTATGTGCCCCGCTTCGGATCCACCTGGCAGCGCAACATAGTGGAGGGCACTTCGGCTGATTTGCTGGCTTACGGCGGCATTGGCCACTATTCGCAGACGCAGATGCCGGGGCAGATAGGCAACTTTGCGCTCGCAGGCCACCGCGCTGGCTACGGCGAGCCCCTGTCGAGCGTGGACAAGCTGAGCGAGGGCGACCCGATTGTGGTGCGCACGCAGGACTACTGGTACGTCTACCACTTTACGGCGAAAAAAATTGTGGACCCTACCCAGGTGGATGTGATTGCCCCCAACCCGGAGCACCCGGAGCAGGAGGCCACCAAGGCCACGATTACGCTGACCACTTGCGAGCCCAAGTACGCCACGGCCGCCCACCGCTGGATTAGTTGGGGTGAGCTGGACTACTGGGCGAAAGTTTCCGACGGCGTGCCCACGGAGCTGGCCGCCAAGAGCAACGGCGGTGTGACCATCGTGAGCGAGACCCACTCCTCGCCCCTGGTCAAGATGGGCACGCTGTCGCCGATTGTGACCCTGCTCCTGCTCGCTTACATCGTTATTTACTTGGCTGCGCTGCTCGCCTGGCGCTACCCCAAGCTGGAGGCCATCTCCGACGGGCGCGAACCCAAGCCTTACTTGAGCTTCTACGGCTGGCTGACCCGGCACCAGGCGGGTATCAAACCTGTGCGCATCGTGCTGATGGCCCTGCTCCTGCTGACTGTGGCCTGCGCGCTCTTCGAGTGGGTCTTCCCCTGGATGGCTGCCAACGTGCCCTTCATGCGGGCCATCTCTAACTATCCGACGGTATAG